The Acinetobacter lwoffii genomic sequence TTGGTGTGCTGGGAGAATTTAGTGATCATTTTGATTTGAACTTTATTGCTGGGGTATCTGGTCAATTCAGCGCATCATTTCAGAAGGCATTATTTAAAGCAATTCAAGTGAATACACTCTGGGCTAAACCCGTCTTAAGAGTGCATAACAGTGCGTTTTATTTTGAGCGTAGTCTAGGTTTAAGTAACCACGCATCAGCTAGATTTGATAATGCCAATACGCTTCATCGTGCCGTTCAAATGATTCATGAGCAGGCAACAGGCTTATCGCGCAGTGCTTATCTGAAATGGCAGGAAAATGAACGTCTGGTTATCTCCAGGACTTTGATATTTGAAGAATCCAATAAGCTTAGGATTAATCAAAAAACTGAATGGGATGAACTGGTCCGTAAACGTAAAACTTTTACTTACTCCCATCAGGTAGCACACGTTTTTGAAAAGCATTTTTCACTTGAGTGGGATAAAGGCCTTGAGTTTATTACTACATCCAGTATTGCATGGGATAAAGCCAAAGCTATTCATTACCGCAAGCATCCGGTATTACCATGGCCAAAACCTGAACCACCGCAGTATGAAAGTAACAATGATCTTAATTTTAATTGTCTGTGTGATGACCAGGATGCACATAACCTTATTTTAAATTTCGGGGATGATGAGTGTATTCCCGGTTTACCGAATCAAAACTGGTGGTATATCGTGAATGAATTATCAGTGAGCCGTCTGGATAATGGGGAGAATATCCTTGTTTATGATGGTAATTACAGTACAGATCGTAGTGGCTGGTGCTGGTCATATAGTCTAACCGTACCAGTATCTGAGATATCGAAGCTTGAACCAATTAATGGTCTACCTGTGATTTTAAAAATCATGGTTAATGGCACTGAGCATCACATGTTGCTAGAAAACCGTAGCCGTTCGCGTCGCTTTGCCGAAACGACTTATACACTTAATGGCCGTAGTCAGTCCGCTTTATTGGATGCACCCTATGCACAAACGCGATCCTTTACCCAAGAGAATGAGCGTACAGCTCGACAATTATGCCAGGCTGAACTGGATCGAGTGAATAGTTCAACACAGCTAAAGTGGGAGCTGATTGATGAGCTGAGCTGGATCATTCCGAGTGGCAGTCTAAGCTACTCCAATATGACACCCATTGCTGTTATTAAGATGATTGCCGAAAGTGCAGGCGGCTTTGTATATAGTGAAAAAGGCAACAACGCCATTACAGTCAAGCCTAAGTATAAAAAGACCTTTTGGGATGCAATTGCAGTTGAAGAGTATGATCGACTGATACCGGAAAGCCTGGTTACTGAGCAATCCACCGATTATGAGCTATACCCTGATTACAATGGAATCACTTTGACCAATGATCGTGGCCAGTTGAGTGGACAGGTACGACGTACTGGTACACCAGCCAATACCTTACTGGAAACTGTCAATAATCCGCTATTTACAGTTGAAAGTATGGGTGCATATGGCAAAACAGCACTTGCTAAAGCCGGTATGGTTGAAACCCATAGTCTGGTTATGCCGGTGAATACCAATACTGGCGAATGCGCCCCGGGTGAGTTGGTAGCTTTTAATGCAGAATGGTGGGGCATGGTTGAGAACGTGAGTGTCTCGTTCAATCATGCAGTAATCAATCAAAGTGTTAAAGTGGAGAGCATAAACCATGAGTAATCCATTGCAGCGTTTAATTGATTTACTTCCAAAGGCTCCCGAATTCATTGGTACGATAACTTCTGCAGATCATCCTAATTATAAGGTCTTGGTCGTAGACGGAACTGGACTGGTCATGTGCACGAGTACTACTAAATATACGAATGGCACCCGGGTATTTGTATCCAGTAATGAGATTAAGCGCCCAGCACCAGAAGGAAGGGTGGTGCAAATAGAAGTCTAAACTTAACCAAATAACGGCACCTTTTTAGGTGCTTTTTTATTGCCAAAAAATAGGGGGAATCATGCAGGAGCATGAAAAAACATTTTGGATGCTTGTCGTGATCGGGGCTGTCATCGGCCTGTCTAAACTTCTTGTATCTGAGGAAAGACTAACTGTTCGACTTGTTTTGGGTCGGACTATTTTGGGATCGGCTTCATCCGTTTTGGCTGGTGGGATCTTATTACAAATTCCAGATATTCATCCACTAGCTTTGATTGCAATTGCATCAGCTCTGGGAATTCTTGGAAGTACATTTATTGAAAACTGGCTTAAAAATAAAGCCGCAACTTGGAGCGCCAAATGAAATTAATTGAGCAAAGTGCCTGGAAGTATCTTTCTGTAAAGCTCCCAATTTTGGGGGCTTTTTTATTGCTTGTCGTTATTCCGGCATTGCAATGGGCGATGGACTTTAAAGTGATCCCTGTTGAGTACCATGCATTTATCACAGGGTCGGTCATGGTGTTTTTATCCTGGCTTGGTAAGAAAATTTATCAACCAAAACTGCATCAACCTTTAGGCCTTGTTGCGGTTACAGCTGGCCATAGCAATACAGATCCAGGTGCCGTAAATGGCAAAGTGAAAGAAGCAGATCTGGTGGTTAATTTCCGCAATGCAGTGACTCATTATTTGCGTGAGGCTGGATTACAGGTCAAGACCGATGGTACTGGTACCAAGAATGATCCATTGTCTGCTGCGGTAAAATTAATCCAAGGCTCAAGTGTTGCGGTTGAATTCCACATGAATGCTGCAGCATCAAAACAGGCGAATGGTATTGAGACGATTGCTTTACCGAAAGATAAGAAACTAGCGCAGGATTTGTCGAAAGCCGTAGCAGATGCGCTGGGCAGCAGATTACGTGGTGACAATGGCTGGATTGATCAGTCTAAATCTGCGCGCGGTCGTCTGGCATACGTGAATGCTGGCGGTTTGATTGTAGAGCTTGGCTTTATTTCCAATGAAGATGAACTTGCCCGGTTTAATGCGCGTTACTGGTTGGCTGCTAAGGCGGTGGCCAAAGTATTGATCGAGTACGAGCAACAGAATTAAGAAGTTAGTTTTCCAATAAAATAGATAAATGCCCTCAAATGAGGGCATTGTTTATCATTAAAATAAGTGACTGGTTATTAATTAATCCTCAGAATCCCTTCCCAACTAAAATAGTTCTGAGTCAGGTTTTGTCTGGCCATTGCCCATGCGCGACCATGCATTTTGCATGGGCCAATTGCTATTTTCTTATCTCCAAATCTCACCTTAACCTGCTCAAGGGCAGATTGAAGTTTCTCATTTTTCTCTATTTGAGTACTATCAGATAGAAGGGCATATATGTATGTCGATTTTGGCTCGATTGCGGTCAATATCACACCACATTTCTTAAACTCGATTCCTTCTTGAAACAGCTCATTCATTCGCTTCATTACAGCCCGGTTCATAACAGCAGCACAGTCAGTCGGCTCAGCAAATCCGATATTGATCGACTTGTTATAGAAAGGCCTGTTCTTATCAAAAGGATTGGATTGGGCAAAAGCAATCACACAACCACAAAGAGATTCATCTTCTCTTAACCGCTTAACAGCGTTCTGCAGGTAATCACTCATTGCCTCAGATAATGATTCAATATCGGTTACCCGTGCGCCAAATGAGCGTGATGAAATGATTTGCTTCTTGGTTGGCGCAGCCTGCTCAAGTTCGATACATGAAATCCCTTGCAGTTCCATGACAGTCCTCTGCACGACCACTGAAAACAGTTTTCCCATTTGATGTGGATTAGAAGTGGCTAAATCAAGAACAGTATTAATACCTAAGCCTTTTAGTTTTTTACTATGCTGACGACCAACTCCCCAGACTTCGGAAACATCAATCAAACTCGAAAAATAATCTCGGTGCTTCGGATCCATAGAAACCAGATCACAAACCCCATTAAAGCGTTTAGCCTTTTTAGCCATATGATTGGCAAGCTTTGCTTCGGTTTTTGATCGACCAATACCAACACAGACCGGTAATCCAATCCACCGCAAGATCCGCTGTCGCATATCTTGTGCATATTCAACCAGGTCATAATTTTCAGAATAGGCAGTAAGCTTTAAAAAGCACTCATCAATCGAATAAATTTCCTGTTCACCTGGCGCCACGTAATCAGCCAGAATCGAATGGAAACGTTGAGACATTTCAGCATACAAAGCATAGTTACTCGAAAGTACCTGTACATTATGTTTTTCGACAATATCCCTAACCTGGAATAGGGGAACACCCATCTTAATACCAAGATCTTTTGCTTCTTGGGAACGTGCAACTGCACAGCCGTCGTTATTTGAAAGAACAATGACCGGCACATCTTTAAGTTTAGGATTAAATAGGCGCTCACAGCTTACATAGCAATTATTTACATCAATGAGCGCGTATATTTCATTGTTATAGCTCATCTGAATTTCTTGATTACATTTGTGACTACACCCCAGATTTCAAATTGCTGACCTTCTTGGGGATGAATATCTGGATAACCCTCATTCTCAGCTTTCAACCAGCAACCTTTCGCATCAATAATTAGCCGTTTCACTGTCAATTCATTATCGATACTGGCAATCACAATATCTCTATGCCTAGCCTGAATACTGCGATCTACAACCAAGGCGTCATTAATATCGATTCCTGCATTTAGCATAGAAAGAGAATCCGCACGAACAATAAAAGTAGCATTCGCATTATTAATGAGGTACTCATTCAGATCGATTTTTTTATCAATATAATCTTGAGCGGGCGAGGGGAATCCAGCTTGAACGCGTTCGGTTGCCAAGGGTATTTCTATTTTTGTGACAGGATCAAACTGACGGATATCACTAATTTCATTTTCTTTTTTAAGAGATTCTAGGTATTCTTTAATATCAAGAATTTTAGATTCAGGCACTCGAATAACTTTAGTCTCTTCAGACTTTTTTCGACCTGCTCCGGCTCGAAAACCCCCATGAGTACTGTTCATAACTTTACGACTCCTTGATTTTTGTAACAATAATCAAGATTGTAAAGACTCGATAAAAATCAAACAAATAAAATAAATCTTTTAAATTCAAAGATGCGTCATAGAGTGACGCAAAATTATGATATTTCGGATGAACGGTTACAGTGCTAATTGACTTGGTAAAGACTCTTAGCCAGAGCTGCACAGCTCACTCAATTGCGACGAATGTGAATGTGGGGATATGTGTTGGGGTTATTTAATCCTTCCATCCATCCACAATATCAGCCCAGTCCTGCATCATTTTTCTACGATCTGCTAAATACTTGGCATGGTTATACGATGCACGTGTTTTATTCTCATCAGCGTGAGCCAGTTGAGTCTCGATCCACTTTTCATCATAACCAAGCTCATTCAATAGGGTGGATGCCGTAGCGCGGAAATCATGTGCCGTGACGTTCTGCATGATGTATTGCAGTGCACGATTGATTGTAGTGGCTGGCATCATCCCGCCCTTATAGACACCTTCAAAAACATACTTCTTGCGGCCAGTGAGCTTCTTCTGCTTAAGTAAAAGTTGATAAACCTGTTCAGACATTGGCACTATATGCGTCCTATTCTTCTTAGTTAGTCGCATGCCTTTTTTAAGCTGCTCCCGGGTTTGTTTTTCAAAAGTAATAGTTCTTTCTTCGAAGTCAATAAATGACCACTGCAGTCGACGCACCTCAATTGTGCGAAGCATGGTATAGAACAAAAATAAAATAGAATTGACCGTTGACTCAGCACCACCATAACTATCGATCCGCGCTCTAAACACCTTTCGTTCAGCCAAACTTAATGGTCTTGCATGCTCAACATCAGGTCGTGCTATCACTTCACGTACCGCATATGTCGGATCATTCTCAGCTCTTAATGTCGCAATGGCATATCTCATCACAGAGCCAATCTTCTTCCTGTTTTCAATTGCTGTGACTTCGCCAGTACCACGGTTATCCTGATCCTTAACACGCTTCACTGTATTCTGCATAATTTTCAAAACATCAGCAGAGGTCACATCTTTAATATTTTTATGCCCAATAACTTTATAAATATCCTTTTCCATTGCACGATGAAAAGCATCTACATAGGTTTGGGATTTATCCTTTAGACGATCCGCAGCATATTCCTTGGCAATTGCCTCGAAACTGTTTTCATCACAAAGCATGGCAGCCTTTTCTTGTTGACGATGCACAGCTGGATCAATATTGTTTGCAAGCAGTGATTTGATTTCGTCTTGCTTTTGACGTGCCTCTGCTAAGCTTACGATAGGGTATTCACCTAGACTGATCATTGAGGCCTTGCCTGCATAACGATAGCGTACACGCCAAAGCTTTGTACCGGTAGAGCGAACCTCAATACATAGTCCGCCTTGGTCAGCAATACGGTATGCTTTTTCCATTGGTTTTAGTTTTTTTAACTTGGTATCGTTAAGCATGTGAGTAACGCAAGAGATTAAATATTGTTACTCACTATATTACTCACAAAAGCGATTAATACAATTTAATTCTATTTTATGGTATTTAACTGGAAAGGCTTGAAAATAAAGACATAAGGATTTTGATTTAATGGCATTTTACAGTATTTAATTATTATGATAATTCTCGACCATTAAAAGCATGAGTTTAACCTATTGAAATTAATGCACTTAAATGTGCTAATGTTGTCCAGATCGTACTTTATTTATACGTGTTGCAAGCACTTGCCTGACACAACTAAATCATTGATTTCATTGTGTGAAAATAAAGCACGCTTCATCATAGCAAAAAATAGCCCCATTCGGCGCAACAATTTCGCTCAATTTATTGGCTTTAAAAACCTGTAGAAAATTAAATAAAATTTTATAATGATTTAAAGTAATAGGCTTACTCATAGAAAGATTTAAAAGGCTATTTTTTAGAGTAAAACTTAAAAATGAAAAAATTAAGGTCAAAGAGAGGTAAAATGCTTGATGAAAAAAACATCACTTGAATAATTAAGCTTTATATAAACTTTTCTATTGAAAGTAGATTTAAAGAAAATGCCTCATAATAGGCATACAATCCCAAATGAATCGCAAAATTTTCTTTACTGATATCTACTAAAAAAAGCTCAATTTTTATCCAAAAACAAGTAAAAATATAACAAAAGTAAGAAAAAGCAGCATATTTGCTATAAAAAGCTATGTTTCTTATACATTTTTATAGATACATGCACTATTTAGGTGCGCTAAAAAATAAAGCTGAAATAAAATAAATGAAGAATGCTTGAATATAGTGCATTTAGTTTTGCAGCTAGTATAATAGCCGCAAAGTATTTTTGTCACTTCATGATTTCTTATAAAGATTTCAAGATTTTATCTATACTTTTAAAAGTTGGTACGGTAATTGCTTAATAACTATCAACTGCTAACACGCACTTCACGGGTGCAACAAAAACATCGGAGCAAAATGAGCATGGCGAACAAGGTCCTTCAACTCATACAAGAAAGTGGCGCAAAATGGGTCGATTTTCGCTTTACTGATACCAAGGGTAAAGAGCAACACGTCACTTACCCAGCAGACAGTATTGATGAAGATACATTTGAAGACGGCAAAATGTTTGACGGTTCTTCAATTGCAGGTTGGAAAGGCATCGAAGCATCGGACATGATTTTACGTCCGGATGCGGCAACAGGTTTTATCGACCCGTTCTTTGCAGAGCCAACAGTTGTTGTAACTTGTGACGTCATCGAGCCATCAACTGGTCAAGGTTATGATCGTGACCCACGTTCGATTGCGCGCCGTGCAGAAGAATATTTGAAATCTACCGGTATCGGTGATACTGCATTCTTTGGTCCAGAACCAGAATTCTTCGTATTTGACGAAGTAAAATGGGAAATCGACATGTCTGGCGCGCGCCATACATTGATCGCTGAAGAAGCTGCTTGGTCAACTAACAAAGACTACGAAGGCGGTAACTCTGGTCACCGTCCACGCGTAAAAGGCGGTTACTTCCCAGTTCCTCCTGTAGATTCTTCACATGACATGCGTGCAGACATGTGTGCGCGTATCGAAGACATCATGGGTCCAGGTCGTGTAGAAGTACATCACCACGAAGTTGCTTCTTGCC encodes the following:
- a CDS encoding N-acetylmuramoyl-L-alanine amidase encodes the protein MKLIEQSAWKYLSVKLPILGAFLLLVVIPALQWAMDFKVIPVEYHAFITGSVMVFLSWLGKKIYQPKLHQPLGLVAVTAGHSNTDPGAVNGKVKEADLVVNFRNAVTHYLREAGLQVKTDGTGTKNDPLSAAVKLIQGSSVAVEFHMNAAASKQANGIETIALPKDKKLAQDLSKAVADALGSRLRGDNGWIDQSKSARGRLAYVNAGGLIVELGFISNEDELARFNARYWLAAKAVAKVLIEYEQQN
- a CDS encoding tyrosine-type recombinase/integrase, with the translated sequence MLNDTKLKKLKPMEKAYRIADQGGLCIEVRSTGTKLWRVRYRYAGKASMISLGEYPIVSLAEARQKQDEIKSLLANNIDPAVHRQQEKAAMLCDENSFEAIAKEYAADRLKDKSQTYVDAFHRAMEKDIYKVIGHKNIKDVTSADVLKIMQNTVKRVKDQDNRGTGEVTAIENRKKIGSVMRYAIATLRAENDPTYAVREVIARPDVEHARPLSLAERKVFRARIDSYGGAESTVNSILFLFYTMLRTIEVRRLQWSFIDFEERTITFEKQTREQLKKGMRLTKKNRTHIVPMSEQVYQLLLKQKKLTGRKKYVFEGVYKGGMMPATTINRALQYIMQNVTAHDFRATASTLLNELGYDEKWIETQLAHADENKTRASYNHAKYLADRRKMMQDWADIVDGWKD
- a CDS encoding Y-family DNA polymerase, which gives rise to MSYNNEIYALIDVNNCYVSCERLFNPKLKDVPVIVLSNNDGCAVARSQEAKDLGIKMGVPLFQVRDIVEKHNVQVLSSNYALYAEMSQRFHSILADYVAPGEQEIYSIDECFLKLTAYSENYDLVEYAQDMRQRILRWIGLPVCVGIGRSKTEAKLANHMAKKAKRFNGVCDLVSMDPKHRDYFSSLIDVSEVWGVGRQHSKKLKGLGINTVLDLATSNPHQMGKLFSVVVQRTVMELQGISCIELEQAAPTKKQIISSRSFGARVTDIESLSEAMSDYLQNAVKRLREDESLCGCVIAFAQSNPFDKNRPFYNKSINIGFAEPTDCAAVMNRAVMKRMNELFQEGIEFKKCGVILTAIEPKSTYIYALLSDSTQIEKNEKLQSALEQVKVRFGDKKIAIGPCKMHGRAWAMARQNLTQNYFSWEGILRIN
- a CDS encoding phage holin family protein, which gives rise to MQEHEKTFWMLVVIGAVIGLSKLLVSEERLTVRLVLGRTILGSASSVLAGGILLQIPDIHPLALIAIASALGILGSTFIENWLKNKAATWSAK
- a CDS encoding LexA family protein, with product MNSTHGGFRAGAGRKKSEETKVIRVPESKILDIKEYLESLKKENEISDIRQFDPVTKIEIPLATERVQAGFPSPAQDYIDKKIDLNEYLINNANATFIVRADSLSMLNAGIDINDALVVDRSIQARHRDIVIASIDNELTVKRLIIDAKGCWLKAENEGYPDIHPQEGQQFEIWGVVTNVIKKFR